From Virgibacillus natechei, the proteins below share one genomic window:
- a CDS encoding NAD(P)/FAD-dependent oxidoreductase, whose translation MKRLVVLGGGYGGINAILGLLDHQLPEDVHITIVDRNPYHSLKTEFFTIAAGTSAEKDVRIEFPKDNRVHYEYGEITKIDSENQQIILTAKKDPIPYDYLLIGLGCEDNYHGVEGAAEFTESVQTFAKARKTGLAVGNLKAYGKVTIVGAGLSGIEVASEIRESRPDLNIRILDRGSSVLKAFDTKIQEYVAEWFVKNDVDVLHHSIVEYVEKEGVCNKGVCYMDDVTIWTAGVRPNYLVRELPFEKDDQEKIIVNDFYQVPEQPNVYVVGDCVSSIHSPSAQLAGQQGEQIADVLLAVLKDKEPSKPKEIKLRGTLGSLGKSDGFGNMMQKSVTGYLPRLAKSGVLWLNKRH comes from the coding sequence GTGAAAAGACTAGTCGTTTTAGGCGGAGGATATGGCGGAATTAACGCTATTTTAGGTTTATTGGACCATCAGTTACCTGAAGATGTACATATAACAATAGTTGATCGAAATCCATACCACTCATTAAAAACAGAATTCTTCACGATTGCTGCAGGTACTTCTGCGGAGAAAGATGTCCGTATTGAATTTCCTAAAGATAACCGTGTTCACTATGAGTATGGCGAAATCACAAAAATTGATTCTGAAAATCAACAAATTATACTTACTGCCAAAAAAGATCCAATCCCATACGATTACTTACTAATTGGGTTAGGATGTGAAGATAATTATCACGGAGTAGAAGGGGCAGCAGAATTCACAGAAAGTGTTCAAACATTTGCTAAAGCAAGAAAAACCGGACTAGCAGTTGGAAATTTAAAGGCGTATGGAAAAGTTACTATTGTTGGTGCCGGTCTAAGCGGAATTGAAGTTGCTTCTGAAATAAGAGAGAGTAGACCAGACTTGAACATTAGAATACTCGATCGCGGATCATCTGTGTTGAAAGCGTTTGATACGAAGATTCAGGAGTATGTGGCCGAATGGTTTGTCAAGAATGATGTCGACGTATTGCACCACTCTATTGTGGAATATGTGGAGAAAGAGGGCGTATGTAATAAAGGTGTATGCTATATGGATGACGTTACCATTTGGACAGCAGGTGTACGCCCCAATTATTTAGTTCGGGAGTTACCATTTGAAAAGGATGATCAGGAAAAAATCATTGTAAATGACTTTTACCAAGTTCCTGAACAACCAAATGTGTATGTAGTTGGCGATTGTGTATCCTCCATTCATTCTCCAAGTGCCCAACTCGCGGGTCAACAAGGCGAACAAATTGCTGACGTATTATTGGCTGTATTGAAAGATAAAGAACCTTCGAAGCCGAAAGAAATAAAGCTTAGAGGAACGCTTGGATCTCTAGGAAAATCAGATGGATTTGGCAACATGATGCAAAAATCTGTAACAGGATACCTACCTAGACTCGCCAAATCGGGAGTACTGTGGTTGAATAAACGGCATTAG
- a CDS encoding MarR family winged helix-turn-helix transcriptional regulator, producing the protein MNDNELFATWINLTKYHDRLLKAMDYTLHHQFQLGINEFYLLYFLAQTDEKKMRLSDLLPKVGLSHSALSRLVSRMEKYRGESLIERTTDEKDKRSVDVLLSEEGERLAEEMLSLLNNTLNKQLSEKDINKIKDLFD; encoded by the coding sequence ATGAACGATAATGAGTTGTTTGCAACCTGGATTAACCTTACGAAATATCATGATCGCCTATTGAAAGCCATGGACTATACGTTACATCATCAATTTCAATTGGGCATTAATGAATTTTATTTGTTATACTTCCTTGCACAAACGGACGAAAAGAAAATGCGTTTATCAGATCTGCTCCCAAAGGTCGGTCTGAGTCATAGCGCATTGTCTCGACTAGTATCAAGGATGGAAAAATATCGAGGAGAGTCATTGATCGAGCGTACGACCGATGAGAAGGATAAGCGCTCCGTTGATGTTTTACTTTCAGAAGAAGGGGAACGACTAGCAGAAGAAATGTTGTCGTTGCTTAATAACACGCTGAATAAACAATTAAGCGAAAAAGACATTAATAAGATTAAGGACTTATTTGATTAG
- a CDS encoding NADH:flavin oxidoreductase/NADH oxidase, with the protein MNNLFTPYSIKNLELKNRIVMSPMCQYSVDKEDGAPNDWHFVHYISRAVGGTGLIIMEMTSVTPEGRITNGDLGLWSDHQIPEYQRIINEIHKHSAKVGIQIAHAGRKAEDAAQPVGASDIPVEVLPEETMNGELKSPRALTKQEVQETVQQFKEATERAVKAGFDTIELHGAHGYLLHQFMSPSSNNRADEYGKDLALFGEEVVRAVKSVMPKAMPLIMRMSAIEYVDDGYDLSHSIKMANRFKEAGVDLFHVSSGGEGPPGKSKPKNTPGYQVPFAREFKEKLGLPVIAVGKLSDPALAEATISNGDAELVAIARGMLNDPYWGLHAEKTLTRKVNPPFQYARGIR; encoded by the coding sequence ATGAATAATTTATTCACCCCCTATTCCATCAAAAATTTAGAGTTAAAAAACCGCATCGTCATGTCACCGATGTGCCAGTATTCCGTTGACAAAGAAGATGGCGCTCCAAACGATTGGCATTTCGTACACTATATTTCTAGAGCTGTCGGTGGAACAGGGTTAATTATCATGGAAATGACGAGTGTAACACCCGAGGGTCGAATTACGAATGGTGACCTGGGCCTTTGGTCAGATCACCAAATTCCAGAATATCAACGAATCATCAATGAGATTCACAAACACAGCGCTAAGGTCGGCATTCAAATTGCACATGCGGGACGCAAGGCTGAAGATGCTGCCCAACCTGTTGGTGCTTCCGACATTCCTGTAGAGGTTCTGCCGGAAGAAACGATGAATGGTGAACTTAAATCTCCAAGAGCTTTAACAAAACAAGAAGTTCAAGAAACTGTTCAACAGTTTAAGGAAGCTACGGAACGAGCCGTTAAAGCAGGGTTTGACACGATTGAGTTACACGGTGCTCACGGTTATCTATTGCATCAATTTATGTCACCAAGCAGCAACAACCGCGCCGATGAATATGGAAAAGACTTAGCACTTTTTGGAGAAGAAGTCGTTAGAGCAGTTAAAAGTGTGATGCCTAAAGCGATGCCTCTCATTATGCGGATGTCTGCAATTGAATACGTGGACGATGGCTATGATTTATCGCATTCGATAAAAATGGCTAACCGTTTTAAAGAAGCAGGCGTGGATCTTTTCCATGTATCCAGTGGTGGTGAAGGTCCTCCAGGAAAAAGCAAACCGAAAAATACCCCGGGGTATCAAGTACCTTTCGCACGTGAATTTAAAGAGAAACTAGGTCTTCCGGTCATTGCCGTTGGAAAATTAAGCGATCCTGCCCTTGCAGAAGCAACGATCTCCAATGGAGATGCTGAACTTGTAGCTATTGCACGAGGCATGCTCAATGATCCTTACTGGGGATTACACGCAGAAAAAACATTAACTCGTAAAGTAAATCCTCCTTTTCAATACGCAAGGGGAATACGATAA
- the plsY gene encoding glycerol-3-phosphate 1-O-acyltransferase PlsY — protein MIDILKLFAALAVGYLLGSLNTAVIVGKICGKDIRCHGSKSAGLTNTLRVLGKSAAVFVLVGDILKGMIACYIGLLLGVYFYSGGAVDSVSLLVAGAGAVIGHNWPVYFRFKGGKGALTAVAVLFMIDWVIALLCLGFFVIIVALTRYVSLGTICATMLIVAISFIPVFGHTLYFNIFACLMALMVLFRHMENIQRLLLGTENKITF, from the coding sequence ATGATTGATATTTTAAAGCTTTTTGCAGCCTTAGCTGTGGGCTACCTTTTAGGTAGCCTTAATACAGCAGTGATTGTAGGGAAAATATGCGGTAAGGACATAAGATGCCACGGAAGCAAAAGCGCCGGGCTTACCAATACTTTAAGGGTGCTTGGGAAATCTGCTGCGGTATTTGTTCTTGTGGGAGATATATTAAAAGGGATGATCGCTTGTTATATAGGCTTGTTACTTGGCGTTTACTTTTATTCGGGAGGGGCGGTGGATTCCGTAAGCCTTTTAGTGGCAGGAGCAGGAGCGGTTATAGGGCATAACTGGCCGGTATATTTTAGGTTTAAAGGGGGAAAGGGAGCACTGACAGCAGTGGCTGTGCTGTTTATGATTGACTGGGTTATAGCCCTTTTATGCCTTGGCTTTTTTGTGATAATAGTAGCTTTAACACGTTATGTTTCTTTAGGCACCATATGTGCTACAATGCTTATTGTGGCTATTTCATTTATTCCTGTTTTTGGGCATACCTTATATTTTAATATATTTGCCTGTCTAATGGCACTTATGGTTCTTTTTAGACATATGGAAAATATACAAAGGCTGCTTTTAGGAACAGAAAATAAAATTACTTTTTGA
- a CDS encoding nucleotidyltransferase family protein, with product MMDILRSAKSLNLPDWWICAGFVRSKVWDTLHNFSERTPIADIDVIYFEPINSNELEEKKLEETLMNLMPNTPWSVKNEARMHINNNIPPYSSSVDAISKFPETATAIGVKLDETDNVILIAPCGISDLVNLEVKPTSFFKEDKQRLQIYEARITKKNWKSTWIEIKVFYALG from the coding sequence ATGATGGATATATTACGATCAGCAAAATCATTGAATTTACCTGATTGGTGGATATGTGCTGGATTTGTTCGTTCAAAAGTATGGGATACATTACATAATTTCAGTGAAAGAACACCGATCGCGGATATTGATGTCATTTATTTCGAACCTATAAATAGTAATGAATTAGAGGAAAAGAAACTTGAAGAAACGCTTATGAATCTTATGCCTAACACTCCCTGGTCTGTGAAAAATGAAGCCAGAATGCATATTAATAACAATATTCCTCCTTATTCTTCTTCAGTTGATGCTATTTCTAAGTTTCCAGAAACAGCGACAGCTATAGGAGTAAAATTAGATGAAACAGATAATGTGATATTAATAGCCCCTTGTGGAATTAGTGATCTTGTCAATTTAGAGGTAAAGCCTACTTCATTTTTTAAAGAGGATAAGCAACGTCTGCAGATTTACGAAGCCCGCATTACAAAAAAGAATTGGAAATCAACTTGGATTGAAATAAAGGTGTTTTATGCATTAGGCTAA
- the chrA gene encoding chromate efflux transporter, whose translation MNKKLKTWLEILIVSTRLGLTSFGGPIAHLGYFHEEYIRRRKWMDEKGYADLVALCQFLPGPASSQVGIGIGIMRGGIVGGIISFLGFTLPSVIALIIFASLLHTFNIEDAGWINGLKIVAVVVVAHAVLGMAQKLTPDLQRKTIALFALIVTLLWQTAYTQIGVILLAGVIGFLVYRQQTKQEEQSISHFPISRRIGYISLTLFFGLLLLLPILRNLTSIEWVALFDSFYRSGSLVFGGGHVVLPLLEQEFVPAGWLSEQEFLAGYGAAQAVPGPLFTFAAYIGAVINGWQGGLFATFAIFLPAFLLLLGTLPFWDALRSNPKIKGALIGVNASVVGILIAALYNPIWTSSIHSAIDFALAAILFSMLVYWKLPPWIIVVTGAIGGLLIAYI comes from the coding sequence ATGAATAAAAAACTGAAAACATGGTTGGAAATCTTAATCGTTTCTACCAGACTGGGGCTAACTTCATTTGGTGGACCTATTGCACACTTAGGATACTTTCACGAAGAGTATATCCGCAGACGAAAGTGGATGGACGAAAAAGGCTATGCAGACTTGGTTGCGCTCTGTCAGTTCCTCCCTGGGCCTGCTAGCAGTCAGGTCGGAATTGGTATCGGTATTATGCGTGGAGGAATAGTTGGAGGAATTATTTCCTTTCTAGGCTTTACACTGCCATCCGTCATTGCACTTATTATTTTCGCTTCCCTTCTCCATACGTTCAATATAGAAGATGCAGGATGGATTAATGGATTGAAAATAGTTGCTGTAGTCGTTGTTGCCCATGCAGTTTTAGGTATGGCCCAAAAGTTAACGCCTGATCTGCAAAGAAAAACAATTGCATTATTTGCGCTAATCGTTACATTACTATGGCAAACAGCGTACACACAGATTGGTGTTATCTTACTGGCTGGGGTTATCGGTTTTCTTGTTTATCGTCAGCAAACCAAACAGGAGGAACAATCCATTTCCCATTTTCCTATTTCACGTCGTATAGGTTATATTAGTTTAACGTTATTTTTTGGATTACTCTTATTACTTCCGATACTACGAAATCTTACGTCAATCGAATGGGTTGCTTTATTTGATAGCTTCTATCGCTCTGGTTCGCTTGTATTTGGGGGAGGACATGTCGTCTTGCCTTTATTAGAACAGGAATTTGTTCCTGCAGGATGGCTAAGTGAACAGGAGTTTTTAGCAGGATACGGTGCCGCTCAGGCAGTTCCCGGGCCATTATTTACGTTTGCGGCATATATTGGCGCAGTCATTAACGGCTGGCAAGGTGGTCTTTTTGCGACATTCGCAATCTTCCTGCCTGCATTCCTTCTCCTATTAGGTACATTGCCATTTTGGGATGCCTTACGTAGCAATCCGAAAATAAAGGGTGCTCTGATAGGAGTAAATGCTTCCGTTGTAGGTATCTTAATCGCTGCACTTTACAACCCAATTTGGACCAGTTCGATTCATAGTGCAATCGATTTTGCACTGGCAGCAATTTTGTTCAGTATGTTGGTTTACTGGAAGCTCCCGCCGTGGATTATTGTGGTGACAGGTGCGATTGGTGGATTGTTGATAGCGTATATATAG
- a CDS encoding response regulator transcription factor — MIRIVIVEDQRMLLGALGSILDLEEDMKVVGKARNGEEALAVVKREQPDICIMDIEMPLKSGLDAAEELKDDPCKVIVLTTFARTGYFERARNAGVSGYLLKDSPSEELASSIRTIMDGRKIYAPELVDMAFDNGSPLTEREEQVIKLIADGKTTKQIANRLFITNGTVRNYVSVILDKLDVSNRIEAISKFKEKGWFK; from the coding sequence TTGATCCGCATCGTGATTGTGGAAGACCAACGTATGCTACTTGGCGCGCTTGGGTCTATCCTTGATTTGGAAGAAGATATGAAAGTTGTCGGCAAAGCTAGGAACGGCGAGGAGGCACTTGCTGTGGTAAAGCGAGAACAGCCTGATATCTGTATCATGGACATTGAAATGCCACTTAAAAGTGGACTGGACGCAGCGGAGGAATTGAAGGATGATCCGTGTAAAGTGATTGTGCTAACCACCTTTGCACGAACAGGATATTTTGAACGTGCAAGAAATGCCGGGGTAAGTGGCTACCTGCTTAAAGACAGCCCAAGTGAAGAATTGGCAAGTTCCATTCGCACAATTATGGATGGCAGAAAAATTTATGCTCCGGAATTGGTTGATATGGCATTTGATAATGGAAGTCCACTTACAGAGCGGGAGGAGCAGGTCATTAAACTAATTGCTGACGGCAAAACGACAAAACAAATTGCAAACCGGCTTTTTATTACGAATGGAACTGTTCGTAATTATGTTTCCGTAATTTTGGATAAGCTTGATGTGAGCAACCGGATTGAAGCCATCTCGAAGTTTAAGGAGAAGGGCTGGTTTAAGTGA
- a CDS encoding sensor histidine kinase gives MHNWYHIIPKNTGLSAYAWIIFCVLPFYFVFRSSGMLEIIFGIVMILSFFTIYRVSFLAQDWTWTVYLSVSINMMISIVMTIFLGYVYFALFLAFYIGNIQHKGGFISLYVVHLVTTISAVGTAFYTQNEFFFSQLPFIIITVVGVILLPFTLYNRNKRERLEDQLEDANKKISQLVVVEERQRIARDLHDTLGQKLSLIGLKSDLAGKLVEANPETVKSELKDIRQTARTALKEVREMVSDMKGKKLQDEMIRIQQILQAAQIDFHLDGSPELTNTPLLTENVLSMCLKEAVTNVVKHSQATACRVSIMQSSTELVLQVKDDGIGIPEQMAFQENGLQGIKERLEFVNGSLTIESSQGTTLTIHVPHVIQQMEEEELS, from the coding sequence ATGCATAATTGGTATCACATCATCCCGAAAAACACTGGGCTCAGTGCCTATGCCTGGATAATATTTTGCGTATTACCATTCTATTTTGTGTTTCGTTCGTCGGGAATGTTGGAAATAATCTTTGGTATTGTGATGATTTTATCCTTTTTCACAATATACAGGGTCTCTTTTCTAGCACAGGACTGGACGTGGACCGTATATTTATCCGTTAGCATAAATATGATGATAAGTATTGTGATGACAATATTTTTAGGGTATGTTTATTTTGCATTATTTCTAGCTTTTTACATAGGGAATATTCAGCATAAAGGTGGGTTTATCTCCCTGTATGTGGTTCATCTTGTTACTACGATCAGTGCTGTTGGAACTGCATTTTACACACAGAATGAATTTTTCTTTTCCCAGCTGCCATTTATTATTATCACGGTAGTTGGTGTGATATTGTTGCCATTTACGTTATACAATCGGAACAAGCGTGAAAGATTAGAGGATCAATTAGAAGATGCAAATAAAAAGATTTCGCAATTAGTTGTTGTAGAGGAGCGTCAACGGATTGCACGTGACCTTCATGATACATTGGGGCAAAAGCTTTCTCTTATTGGGTTGAAAAGTGATTTAGCCGGAAAATTAGTCGAAGCAAATCCTGAAACAGTCAAATCGGAATTAAAAGACATCCGCCAGACGGCAAGAACCGCGTTAAAAGAAGTGCGTGAAATGGTTTCAGATATGAAGGGGAAAAAATTGCAAGATGAAATGATCCGTATCCAGCAAATTTTGCAGGCTGCACAGATTGACTTTCATTTGGATGGAAGTCCGGAGCTTACCAATACCCCACTATTAACCGAAAATGTGTTGAGTATGTGTCTGAAAGAAGCTGTAACGAATGTTGTCAAGCACAGTCAAGCAACCGCGTGCCGAGTATCAATCATGCAATCTTCTACCGAGCTGGTTCTCCAAGTAAAAGATGATGGAATTGGTATCCCGGAGCAAATGGCTTTTCAAGAGAACGGTCTCCAGGGCATAAAAGAACGATTGGAATTTGTGAACGGGAGCTTAACGATTGAGTCGTCACAGGGTACCACCCTGACCATTCATGTGCCACATGTTATTCAACAAATGGAAGAGGAGGAATTGTCTTGA
- a CDS encoding fatty acid desaturase — protein sequence MSKQKQAQLRKSVTPFANSDMKASIIQLINTIIPFILIWFLAYQSLSISIWLSLALSVIAAGFVVRTFIIFHDCTHGSFFKSGKANRVVGTITGIITLFAFEKWKRSHAIHHATSSNLDKRGTGDVWVMTVDEYVEASFWGRLAYRLYRTPIVMFGLGPIYLFLISNRFNRKGAKRKERLNTYLINASVAVIYGLLIWAIGWQAFLIIQLPILFIAGAAGIWLFYVQHQFEDSYFENEDEWDFVKAAVDGSSYYKLPKVIEWLTGNIGYHHVHHLSPRVPNYNLETAHESTPPLQQATTITLASSLKSIRFRLYDETNKTFVSFKEIKDLLKKRKLNLDLGQRPSSFQEK from the coding sequence ATGAGTAAACAAAAACAAGCTCAATTAAGAAAAAGTGTCACACCTTTTGCGAATTCAGATATGAAGGCTAGTATCATTCAGCTAATCAATACAATAATCCCGTTTATCCTGATATGGTTTCTTGCATACCAAAGCTTGTCCATCTCAATATGGCTAAGCTTAGCCTTATCAGTGATAGCGGCAGGGTTTGTCGTTCGAACCTTTATTATTTTCCATGATTGCACACACGGTTCTTTTTTCAAAAGTGGTAAGGCGAATCGGGTAGTTGGTACGATTACCGGGATTATTACATTATTCGCTTTTGAAAAATGGAAAAGGAGTCATGCGATCCATCATGCGACGAGTAGTAATTTAGACAAGCGTGGTACAGGGGATGTATGGGTGATGACAGTTGATGAATATGTAGAAGCATCTTTTTGGGGCAGGTTAGCTTATCGTCTGTATCGAACTCCCATTGTTATGTTCGGTTTAGGCCCGATTTACCTTTTCCTCATATCGAATCGTTTCAATCGTAAAGGAGCAAAACGAAAAGAACGATTGAATACGTACTTGATCAATGCATCGGTTGCGGTTATATATGGACTTTTGATTTGGGCAATCGGCTGGCAGGCTTTCTTAATCATTCAATTGCCGATTCTATTTATAGCGGGTGCCGCTGGGATATGGCTATTTTATGTCCAGCACCAGTTCGAGGATTCTTACTTTGAAAATGAGGATGAGTGGGATTTTGTAAAAGCTGCTGTTGATGGAAGTTCCTATTATAAGCTACCAAAAGTAATAGAGTGGTTAACCGGCAATATCGGTTATCATCATGTTCATCACCTCAGTCCCAGAGTGCCGAATTATAACCTGGAAACAGCACATGAATCAACTCCACCATTACAACAAGCAACAACCATTACACTAGCATCTAGTTTAAAATCGATTCGTTTCAGGCTGTATGATGAGACGAATAAAACGTTTGTAAGTTTTAAAGAAATTAAAGATCTGTTAAAAAAAAGAAAACTAAATCTGGACCTGGGGCAACGGCCATCGAGCTTTCAGGAAAAATAA